ATTCTTCACTTCGCTGACGCTCCATTCAGAATGACAGAAACAAGTCTTAGAATCTTTCCTATCATGATTCCTCTAGTTTTGTCCGCCCAATTTCGTTAATGATTACCTCCCCATCATTTTAGGTGTAGTTTCCCTATTAATTAAAACTTAACTTGCTTGAATCATTCCGTCAATATCGGATTGAGATGCTTTTCCTTCTATTAGTTCGGCGAATAGTTGATTTAAAGATTTTTCTTGACTCACTTGGTTTAACATTACTTTTTCATCTTCAAAGTGTTTAATTACTTGTATTGCTTGTTGTTTTTCTTGAGAATATTCTTTGAAAAAATCTGGATCAATTTCTCGAAATGTTAGCAAATAAGATAAAGCTAAAAAGGCATTTTGTTTATATTGTTCAGTAAATTGGTTAGCGGGTTTACTCAGGAGATACTTGGTTATTAACAAAAAATGATTTTTATAGTTGAAATTTTCCGCCTTTGATTGAAAGTTATAATACCACAATAAAATTCTTGCATATCCCCATAGGTATTGATTCTTTGTCAACTTATACTCCTCCTCAAATAAATCAAAGTAGAGTTTTTGCTGAGAGGTACTGAAAGCAGTTCTAGCCAGACTTTCAAAATATGCGCTGCTACCTTGTCTGATAACTTGTTTTTTTCGTTTGGTAGTCAGCTTATCTTTGAAATAATCAAAAGCTGGTTCTAGGTTAAAAGGTTCAGAAAATCTATAAATTTTACCGACAAATCGAAGCATTTTTTTTACTAAATTAATAGAATTTGGATAGGATTTTATCATTAAATCAGGTAGCTTAATAAAATCAGAATTTTCAAATATTTGCTTTAATTCAATAACTTCTGGTTCTGAGCTATCTGTTTGAATATTTTGAAAAATATCAATATTATTAGGTTTAGGAAGTTTTTTATTAATGGAGTTCAAGAGATTATCTAATATTTTTTCCTGGCTAGATTTTGATTCTATAGGAATAGATATTTTGCCAAGTTCTGCTTTAACTTCTTCCAAGTATTCTTTGTACTTTTTTTGATGTCCTGGGTTTTTTAAGTATTGTATATGCTTGTCTGATTGATCCCCCCGATTGTTAACAATCTGTTGATAAGGAATATAACCAAAGGATTCCTCAACTCTATCTACAAGTTTTGATGTAATTCTATAAGTTTCGTTAACATCGCTAACTTTTAATTCTGGAGGTGCATTGAGTTTGAGAATAAATTCTATTTTTATTTTGATTTCCACATCTTCTCGATCTGGTGTTGTTTCTGGGAAGTTCTCAATCAAGATTTCATAATTTTGTGGAATTCCTTTTTTTAAGAATTTTTCCCCATTGACTTTAATTGGAAGTTTAACAAGATTTTTACGAATTAAGAATTCATTTTGATTAGTTTCGGGGATAGTTCCTCTTAATGTTCGTGGTGAACCTTCGTAGGAAATGGTTTGATCGGATAATTGAATCCATTGAGTGATCAGATTTCCCTGTTCATCTTTTGTTCCAATTTCAAATTCAATGGTATCTAAATAAATCCCAAATAAGGGAAAATTAGAGTTTTGTTTCATTTCCCACACTCTAGGAAAAATTTGATGATCAGAACTTACGCATAAAAATTGCGGAAGTCGCTGTTTAATAATCGGAAACCGATTATATTGAGAAATTAAAATCCAGTGATAATTAGGATATGCTAGTTGTAGTTGTTCTAAAGCATAAAAATTAACTCTATTATTAATAATAATATTAATATCTGCAAGATTTAACTGGACTTGTTTATAATAAATTTGCTCAGAATACATAATTTCAACGATAATAGACATTGATTCTGTATTTGATTCTGAAGGTATTTGTTCAAATATTGCAATTTTTTGTAAATATTTTTGTAGATGAGCGATCGCACTTTCTTCTAAATTACTATTCGAGAAAAAGTTATTTAAAATTTTGATAGAAATATCTCTACAAATTTGATTGTATGTTTCAACACTATTAAAAGGCGTTTGAATCAATAACGGTTCTCTTGTATTAAGAATAGGAATTCCCTTCTGATCTCGTTGAATGGGAATTAAGCGATCGCATTCAAAACAATCTAAATCTATAAATATTAATGGTTTATCAGGATTTAGATGTTTCAGTTGTTGATAATAATTCCAATAATAATAAGCACTTTGATATAAATAAGTTTCTTGATAATTTAAAAATTGACTGGTACTTAAAGTTAATAAATCAATTGTATCTCTAATAATAAATAACCGTTGTATTCCGGTTTGGGTTAACTCCTCACCCAGAAAATTATTTTCATTAGTTTTAATTTCTAACTGTTGACTACGATGATTTGAAATCACGGGATCAACTCGATAGGAAGTCATTCCATATTCTGTGATTAATTCTTGTTTATATCTTCTGGGTAAGTTTCCCTGAGAATGAATTAAATCATCAGGATTTAATTCAAACTGATAAGCATATTGACATAATTTAATATAGGATTCTAAATTAAATAGTTGAGTCATGATTTTGAACCTTTTAATGTGTTAATAATTTGACTAATTTCTTGAGAATCTGTAGTTTTATACATTAAATCATAACTTCCTTGATGTTTCAGAGAAAAATTAAAGTTAATTCCGCCGATATAAGCGATTTTATTTCCTAATATTGTGATTTTTGCGTGTAGATTTTTCACTCTTTTAATATTGATAGTCGAATCTAAAAATCTCATTTCTTGGTCAATATAAATTATAGTATTTAAACGCTGTAATTGGGATCTTAATTCAGCAGTTGCTTGAAAACTCCTACTAACAATTATGACTTTTCCTGCAAAATTACTTAACTCTTTTAAAAGATCATTATAATATTGATCAGCAGTTAGTAAAGTGGAAGAAACCGGATAAGATTCTTGACGATAACGTTTGACAGTTCGCAATTCAAACCCATCAAAACCCAATACAGGAATTACATGATCTCGACTAGAACATTGCCAAAAATAACGAAATACATTAATTAGTTGTTGATGAGTTTCATTATTTTTACAGATAATTCCTGACTCTAAATTAACATCTAAGCTGCCCCTTGTCAAATTCACTGATCCTAAGTAACAATTATTTTCAGAAATGCAAGTTTTTAAATGAAATGCACCGCTTCTGATCTTAACTTTAGCATCTAATAATTGACGTAGACAATCTTTTTTGCGTTCATCAGCACGTTTAAAATGTTCAGGTAAATACTTAGAAATCGTCACTTGTTGATCAATTCTATCCACAACTTCATCCCGCAAATCTGTTAATATCCAGACTCCTTGCGGTAGAGTGGCTGATTTTTCACAAATTTGATTAATTAATGCTTCATCTTCGAGGATATAGCTAGAAATTAGTAAAAACTTCTCCGCTTGAGCAATTATTTTTTGAAATAGAGTACGATTTTTTCGACTTACCCAAATTTTATTGACAGGAGAAAGATTAGGTTTCAGAGCAGGATTTTCAGGAAAATGACTAACAATAATCCTATAATGCTCTTGATATTCTTGAATCAATTGTTGAGTTAATTCTGACTGATCGAAAATGTCCGTATTTCCTTCTCGTAAACTAATCATTGCTTCTCTTAAACTCAAGGGTAATTCTTGCCAATTTATCCCTAATCTTAATTGGTCATTAATTCTAAAAACTGCCTCCTGAGTATCAACGTTTCTCAAGAAACGATCAATTTTTTGATAATTGGGTAAATTCTGCCAAAAAGTTTCTGCCTCTTGCCATATTTTTTTGGCTATTTCTAATGATAACCCTGGATAATAAGGTTGATCTAAAATAACAGTATAACTCCCATCTTGTTGAGTTTCATTACCATTAAACAGAGGAAATTGAGGATCATCTGCTAACAAATTTAAGGTAATTTCTGAACTAATAAATTGATAAATATAACGGTTAACAATGCTTTCTTTTAAGTTAGACTCCCTAGGAAATAATAGCTTTAAACTAGAAACTTGATAAAGTTGATCATCCTGAGTGACTCCATTAGCAATTTTTAATAAATCCGTTAAGACTGAATTAGGGATAAATTGTAACCCAAAAGATTGACGTAAAAGCTGCGGTGTTCGTCGGTGAGTTTGGGTAGCAACTGCTTGAATTTCTTGTAATAATTGCCATAAAGATACATCGGATAAAAGGTTTCCTTCTTCCAACTGACGGTAAAATGTTCCCTGAATTTGATAATGGATTTTCATGATAATACTCCTTGACGAATTCTAGGTAATTTCATTCGTTTTAATAGGGAAACTGCATGAGTCCATTTTTCATAGTCTCCCCATAAAATTAAGTAACTTTGTCCTCTGGTTAAGGCAATTTTCCAATGTTCTATAGGAATAAGTTTAGGATTTCCACTACAACAAATTAAGACAATAGATGCTTCTTTTCCTTGCCATTCTGTAACTGTTTTAATCATAACAGAAATATAGTCAATCGGACAATTAGCAATTAACTGATCTCGCTGAATTTCCGAAAAGGTTAATATTCCTATTTTTGGCATTAATTCTAAATCAAAACTTTTTAAAAATTCTAATATTTTTTCTCCTTCCTGTTGATTAGGAATATCTTCCCACCATAACCGATATTCCCACTGTGGAAAATAATCACTCATTTGTTGAAAATTTGTTGAGATCCATTCATGGGAAAACCTATCATAAATTGTAGTTGCTAGTTCGGGATGTAAACGAAATTGTTCTGAAAGTTGTATGGTATAAGCAGGAAGTAAATATTGCAATAACCAAGGAAAACCATAGAGAACACGCTGGAAAAAGTTCTGATTCCGAGAAGCAGGAATAAACCCGATATTTTCATCCCCTAATAATACTAATTTATTGGTTAATCCTGAAATTAAGATTAATTCCAACCAGGTTAACTGTTGAGCATCTTCAATAATAATTAAATCATAGAAATTTTCCCAGAGGGTTTGACCATCAACACCCAGAAATTCTTTAACAGTTGCTAAAAAAGGATTAAGGGGATTTTGACTTAAATATTGCTCCAGAGTTACTATTGCATTTTTTGATAGATTTTGGTAAGATTGAACTAGAGTAATTTGCTGTCTTAATAAGGGTTCTAATCTCTTGAGTTGATAAGCAAACCAGTTTAACCTTGCTGTACTTAAATCGGGAAATTCTAAACTCAAAGTTTGGGTGAGTTGCGGGATAGATTGGGTGGTAATTAAGGGTAAATATCTTTCTAGTTTAACTGGCGATCGCAACTTTTCTAATTCAGTATCGGGTAAACAGTAAAGCGGTAAATAATTGAGTTGTGGTTGTGCTAAATGATCGCGCTGAAGACGTTCAATTATTGCTGATTGATTTCCTGATATTTCCGACAGTAAATAAGGATATCCGGGTAATTGTTGATAGACGGTTAATGTACTCGGATAATGACTTAAAATTAAAATGCGTTTTTCATCTTTAATCCCAGCATCCGCAAGATTCAACGCTATGCGAGTTTTTCCCGTTGCGGGTAAACCAGAAATCACCGTAATCGGACTATTAGATAATCCCATTTCTAAAGATTGGATTTGTTGAGGAGAAAGTTGTAAAACGGGATAAACTGCGGTAAAATTAAGTTGCGATCGCTCTTGTAAATAAACCGCACAGTTACAGATTGTTTCAACAATTAATTCCGTCGGTAATGTTAACTCTGTTTGGGTTTTAACTAACTGCTCTAACAAACTTAAACGCCATTCTGGGGTGATTTCAGAATCGTTAATTTGTGCTTTTAATCCTTGCCAAAATTGCTGTTTATTGATCATAGTTTAATAATTTATCTTTGATTAAAATACTTATTAATTGTAACGTTTGCTCAAACCCATTAGCTAAGATTGGGTCAGGAATTTGAAAAACCCAAATTTTTTCATTAGTAATTCGTTGAATTTTACCTTTTTCTGATCCAGAATTAGGCGGTTTATGTAAATACAAGATAATCGCTGATTCAATATCTGGTAATTCTTTAATATATTCAACAGCTTGTTTCAAAGTTTCTTTTGAGGGAAGATACCAAAATATCCAGATGGGAAATCGCAGTTTTTTAACTTTTAGTTCCGATGTATTTAAATCATGAACTTCCACCGTCATTAAGCAATCTCCTAATTCGATATTTCTGAATTTTTGAATCTGAAATACATAGACTTTATCTCGTAAAAATACACGAATTTTAGGGAAAACTTGATCATCATGGTTTAAATATTGTCCCTGTTTAGGACTCAGAAAACCTGTTAAATAGCTTAAAGGTTCAACATAAGAATCTTTAAATCGCAAAAATGTTGCGGTAAATGCTAAATAAATCACATCCTTTAACAGTTGATTTCTGAATGTCCATAACTTCTCTTTTTCTGACCGTTTGGCAATATAATCTAAATAGGCTTGATAAAAACTATGATAGATGGGATTTTGTAATAACACATAATTGGGTTTCCCTGGTTTAAAACGGTGTAAAGTTTTTAAAATCGGTTGAACAGTTGGTTGTTGTCTAAACTGTTTAATTGTTTGATAAAATTTTTCACATTCTGGATATTCTGGATAAATTTTATAAATATTTGATTCTCGGTAAAGAACTTGTCCGGCAAAATAAATCAGAAACTGATTTTCAGGTGTATTATAATCTTGGTGACGTTTTATCCCCATTAATTCCTGTCGAGATCCGGCTTTTTCTGCGGCGGTTAAACCTGGACGACGGGTATAATCTCGTAAACAATAAGCATCCATTTCTTGAATCTTTCCAACAGGCATTAATTCGGCTTTTCGTCTGAGTTGTTGTCTCAGTTTAGGGCTAATAATTTGTAAATTCTTGTCTAAATTATACTTATTTAATAAAGCAATAATTAAAGGTTTAACAGCATCAGCAGTCTGGAATTGTTGAAACTTTTCGGGTAACTCCAGCACTCGAACTTTTTGATTTTTTCCTACTTTTTTAGTGAAAATCTTTTCACATAATCCCGTAAAAATTTGTAATAGTTGAGCAACTTTGTCATCTAAGCGATCGCCTAATTTATCTTTACATTCTTCTAATTGCTTGTCCTCTTCAATAGGAGCACTATCTAACACTTCACCTCGAATTTTTAAAACAGATAAGTGCAGGTTAATTTCCAAGCTTAACTGAGTCTCAAGTTGACAATTATTATGTTTTAAATCCGTTGGATTTAACCAAGGAAAACCTATTTCATAGACCTGATTGGTTTGGTCAATCAACATAGGACATCGGGATAAAATATCATCTGTTTCCAATACCAAATAGGGGCGATTTTTGGCTTCAAAAAGATGATCAATACTAACTTCACGTGGTTGATTCAAATAAGCAAAAATACTAGAATATAACTTCATTTGCGTTTACTCCTCCTCTGGATAAATTAATCCTTTCCATTCAAACTGACCAGAACGCGAACCTCGTGCTTTTATAAATGCTTCTGTTAAGGAAGTATCGCCCAATTGTTCAATTAAACTGGCAAATTTATTTAATTCTTCTTGGTAATCATCAATCATTAATCCTCTAAGTTTTGGTAACAATTTTTGAGCAAATTGATCGACTAAAGCAAAGCGAAATTCCTCAGAATTTGAGTCAGAAACCCCAGGATAATTAATCACATATTGAGTAATTGCTTGATAGACTCGATGGGCGAAAGGATGTCCGATGCTTTCCATAATGTTATTCGCCTGATCTAAATAATATTTAACTTTTTGAACCCCCTCAGAATTTTGATCGGGCGTTTTGAACCATTGTTCAAAGCTTGAATAGCTGACATACACAGGACGTTGACCTTCAGTAGTCCTCGTCTTGCTTAATTGTAAAGTTTTTGGTTTTCCAAAGGTGAGAACATTAGCCCTATCTAACACTTTATCCGATAAAGTTTGAGTAGTTTCGTCTTCATTCATAGTTCCCACAAATAAAAATTGTGTGGGAATTTGTAACTTTCTTTGTGCTTCAGGAATTGGTAAACTACCTACATCTAATTCTAAAAAGGTAGGACTAGAACGACGGCTTTCTAATTTCGAGAGGAAATCACTAAAATAATATTCTACACGGGCTAAGTTCATTTCATCTAATAATACCAAAACAATCCGATTTTTCATAACTGGATCATGGTTATATTGATAAATTCCTCGAATCAAATCAGTCGGTTTAAATTTCTTCTCCACATAGTTATAAAACCCTTGCAAATCTTGAGGAGAATCCCATCGAGGTTGAACCGCTAAAGTTAACCGTTGGGCGCCGATAAAGTCTGCATATCGTTGGGGAAGTTCACTTTTTCCAGTTCCACTAATTCCAGCTAAAATCACTAAAGCAGAAATATCTTGCACTTTTAAAGAGGTATGAAACGCATAAACAACCCGCCGAGGAAATGCTAATCCTTTGGCTTCTAAATGCTGCATAAACGCATCTAAAAAAACGTTTTCTGGTGGATTCCACTCTGGATTTGAATTCGGTGTCCATAGATAATCTCGTAGCGACCGCAAGGCAAAATCCGCCGTATTTTCCGTGCTTTCCCTCAAATTTCTCATCTGATTAATTTCTTCTTGAAGTCCCTCTTTCTCTGCTCTGAGACCTTCAATTTTTCCTAATACTACTGATTGCTGTCCTTCTAACTCCTGTACAATTTGTTCAAGTTCTCGTTTTTGAGATTCTTTTTCTCGAAGTTCAAAACTCAAATTTCTAATTCTTTGTTTATCTCTTTCTATTTGTTGATAATCTAATGTATGATTTTGAATCGCTTGCAGAATTCTTTGTTTCTCTGCTTCTAAACGATCAATTTCAGGACGGAGTTGATTAATTCGGGTTTGAGACTGTTGTGTTTCCAGAGATAAACTATCATAGGTCGCTCTGATTAATTCTAATTCTACGGTTCTTTGCTCCAGGGTTTTTGTTTCCTCTTGTTTCTTGGCAATATCAGCAATTAATTGTTGCAATTCGACATTTTTTACGATATAATTAGATTGGGTTTCACGGAGCGATCGCTCAAGTTCTTGTAAGTTTTGATTTCGAGATTGTAAGGCAGTAATCTCACCCTCTAATTGACTTTTTTCTAGCCTTAACTGACCTAATTGAGTATTTAATTGTTCTAATTCCGATAAATTTGGAGGATTTTTATGCAAGCTATTAACACGATTTTCTAAATCTTGTTTTTCTTGATTTAATCGGGTTAATCTCTCCTGAACTTCCTGTAATTCCGATTGTTTTTGCGTTAACTTCCCTTCAACTTCCCCTAAGTTTGTTTGTTTTTGCTCCAGACTTTCTACCTGATCTTTTAGTCTAATCAATTTAGTCTGATATTCTTGCCAGTTTCGTTGTGTGTCGAGTTGTTTTTCTAGCGCTTGTAAACGAAATTGATACTCTTGGTCTTTCCGTTTGCTTAGGTCTTGTAGACTGAGTTGATAATCTTTATCTTTTTGGGTTTGGGAATCTTGTAGACTCCGTTTATGTTCTTGTTCTTTCTGTTTACTAGAAACCGCCGTCCCAATTAACGCCCCGGCGGTACTTCCCATTAATGGAGTTCCGAGACCACCCCCAGGAAAAACCACTGATGCGACTGTCCCCATCCCCACACTCAGAACACCGACCAGCAAGATGTCCTTTGGTAGATTCGCCCAAATATTCTTTCGCATATTGACTTAACTCGCAGTTTAATTATTATATCGCTGGTAATGGCAACAATTACGCAACTCTCTAGGATTTTGGCGTAGGTATTGTTTAAGAAGCCGGGTTTTTGCGTTGTACCTCACGGGACAACACACCGCTATATAATAGTATTTGACTTAAAAACGGTTCATACTACCGAGGTGAAGCATGGCAGTTTTACAGTTAGAAGACGGAACAACCTACACCCAACTCGATGAAATTCAGCGAGAATTAGCTTGTCTGAATATTCATTTAAACCATTGGTCTGTGGGAACCGATGCTCAAGTGATAGAATTAGTCAATCAACCTGCATTGAACAATGAAGAGAAAGAAACTGTTCTGCAAGGTTTAGATCAATATTTTGAAGAATTAAAACAAAAAGCGGGTTATCAATCTCGTGATTTAATTGTTCTTAACCCGGATACCCCTAACCTGGAAACCTTATTAGCAAAATTTGAACAGTGTCATATTCATGCTGATAATGAAATCCGCTATATTGTTGATGGGGAAGGAGTTTTTGGTTTTGTCCGTCCCGATGGAAGTCAAGTTGAATTAACCGTTGAAGCCGAAGAATATATTAACGTTCCTGCAAATACAGAACATTGGTTTTACTTAACAGAAACTCGGCGGATTAAAGCTGTTCGTTATTTCACCACAACAGAAGGTTGGACTCCCGAATA
Above is a window of Planktothrix serta PCC 8927 DNA encoding:
- a CDS encoding pepsin/retropepsin-like aspartic protease family protein translates to MTQLFNLESYIKLCQYAYQFELNPDDLIHSQGNLPRRYKQELITEYGMTSYRVDPVISNHRSQQLEIKTNENNFLGEELTQTGIQRLFIIRDTIDLLTLSTSQFLNYQETYLYQSAYYYWNYYQQLKHLNPDKPLIFIDLDCFECDRLIPIQRDQKGIPILNTREPLLIQTPFNSVETYNQICRDISIKILNNFFSNSNLEESAIAHLQKYLQKIAIFEQIPSESNTESMSIIVEIMYSEQIYYKQVQLNLADINIIINNRVNFYALEQLQLAYPNYHWILISQYNRFPIIKQRLPQFLCVSSDHQIFPRVWEMKQNSNFPLFGIYLDTIEFEIGTKDEQGNLITQWIQLSDQTISYEGSPRTLRGTIPETNQNEFLIRKNLVKLPIKVNGEKFLKKGIPQNYEILIENFPETTPDREDVEIKIKIEFILKLNAPPELKVSDVNETYRITSKLVDRVEESFGYIPYQQIVNNRGDQSDKHIQYLKNPGHQKKYKEYLEEVKAELGKISIPIESKSSQEKILDNLLNSINKKLPKPNNIDIFQNIQTDSSEPEVIELKQIFENSDFIKLPDLMIKSYPNSINLVKKMLRFVGKIYRFSEPFNLEPAFDYFKDKLTTKRKKQVIRQGSSAYFESLARTAFSTSQQKLYFDLFEEEYKLTKNQYLWGYARILLWYYNFQSKAENFNYKNHFLLITKYLLSKPANQFTEQYKQNAFLALSYLLTFREIDPDFFKEYSQEKQQAIQVIKHFEDEKVMLNQVSQEKSLNQLFAELIEGKASQSDIDGMIQAS
- a CDS encoding phospholipase D-like domain-containing protein, whose protein sequence is MKIHYQIQGTFYRQLEEGNLLSDVSLWQLLQEIQAVATQTHRRTPQLLRQSFGLQFIPNSVLTDLLKIANGVTQDDQLYQVSSLKLLFPRESNLKESIVNRYIYQFISSEITLNLLADDPQFPLFNGNETQQDGSYTVILDQPYYPGLSLEIAKKIWQEAETFWQNLPNYQKIDRFLRNVDTQEAVFRINDQLRLGINWQELPLSLREAMISLREGNTDIFDQSELTQQLIQEYQEHYRIIVSHFPENPALKPNLSPVNKIWVSRKNRTLFQKIIAQAEKFLLISSYILEDEALINQICEKSATLPQGVWILTDLRDEVVDRIDQQVTISKYLPEHFKRADERKKDCLRQLLDAKVKIRSGAFHLKTCISENNCYLGSVNLTRGSLDVNLESGIICKNNETHQQLINVFRYFWQCSSRDHVIPVLGFDGFELRTVKRYRQESYPVSSTLLTADQYYNDLLKELSNFAGKVIIVSRSFQATAELRSQLQRLNTIIYIDQEMRFLDSTINIKRVKNLHAKITILGNKIAYIGGINFNFSLKHQGSYDLMYKTTDSQEISQIINTLKGSKS
- a CDS encoding DUF2357 domain-containing protein, translated to MKLYSSIFAYLNQPREVSIDHLFEAKNRPYLVLETDDILSRCPMLIDQTNQVYEIGFPWLNPTDLKHNNCQLETQLSLEINLHLSVLKIRGEVLDSAPIEEDKQLEECKDKLGDRLDDKVAQLLQIFTGLCEKIFTKKVGKNQKVRVLELPEKFQQFQTADAVKPLIIALLNKYNLDKNLQIISPKLRQQLRRKAELMPVGKIQEMDAYCLRDYTRRPGLTAAEKAGSRQELMGIKRHQDYNTPENQFLIYFAGQVLYRESNIYKIYPEYPECEKFYQTIKQFRQQPTVQPILKTLHRFKPGKPNYVLLQNPIYHSFYQAYLDYIAKRSEKEKLWTFRNQLLKDVIYLAFTATFLRFKDSYVEPLSYLTGFLSPKQGQYLNHDDQVFPKIRVFLRDKVYVFQIQKFRNIELGDCLMTVEVHDLNTSELKVKKLRFPIWIFWYLPSKETLKQAVEYIKELPDIESAIILYLHKPPNSGSEKGKIQRITNEKIWVFQIPDPILANGFEQTLQLISILIKDKLLNYDQ
- a CDS encoding AAA family ATPase, whose translation is MRKNIWANLPKDILLVGVLSVGMGTVASVVFPGGGLGTPLMGSTAGALIGTAVSSKQKEQEHKRSLQDSQTQKDKDYQLSLQDLSKRKDQEYQFRLQALEKQLDTQRNWQEYQTKLIRLKDQVESLEQKQTNLGEVEGKLTQKQSELQEVQERLTRLNQEKQDLENRVNSLHKNPPNLSELEQLNTQLGQLRLEKSQLEGEITALQSRNQNLQELERSLRETQSNYIVKNVELQQLIADIAKKQEETKTLEQRTVELELIRATYDSLSLETQQSQTRINQLRPEIDRLEAEKQRILQAIQNHTLDYQQIERDKQRIRNLSFELREKESQKRELEQIVQELEGQQSVVLGKIEGLRAEKEGLQEEINQMRNLRESTENTADFALRSLRDYLWTPNSNPEWNPPENVFLDAFMQHLEAKGLAFPRRVVYAFHTSLKVQDISALVILAGISGTGKSELPQRYADFIGAQRLTLAVQPRWDSPQDLQGFYNYVEKKFKPTDLIRGIYQYNHDPVMKNRIVLVLLDEMNLARVEYYFSDFLSKLESRRSSPTFLELDVGSLPIPEAQRKLQIPTQFLFVGTMNEDETTQTLSDKVLDRANVLTFGKPKTLQLSKTRTTEGQRPVYVSYSSFEQWFKTPDQNSEGVQKVKYYLDQANNIMESIGHPFAHRVYQAITQYVINYPGVSDSNSEEFRFALVDQFAQKLLPKLRGLMIDDYQEELNKFASLIEQLGDTSLTEAFIKARGSRSGQFEWKGLIYPEEE
- a CDS encoding 1,2-dihydroxy-3-keto-5-methylthiopentene dioxygenase, which codes for MAVLQLEDGTTYTQLDEIQRELACLNIHLNHWSVGTDAQVIELVNQPALNNEEKETVLQGLDQYFEELKQKAGYQSRDLIVLNPDTPNLETLLAKFEQCHIHADNEIRYIVDGEGVFGFVRPDGSQVELTVEAEEYINVPANTEHWFYLTETRRIKAVRYFTTTEGWTPEYTDTEIRIFSRRPKKTLALN